From Fusarium musae strain F31 chromosome 8, whole genome shotgun sequence:
GATTCTGCATCAGTCGCGTCACTGTCGCCCATCTCATCGTCGCTCTGTTCATTCACTGGCGCCGACTCATTTGGATTTGTATGCTTGGTATCAATCCCCATGCCACGAAGCCATTTCCGGACTTTGAGAATATCAGATTTGCGAAGCTGAGGATACTTTGTACGCGGATGGTGGTTCGCATGACCTTTGAGTCTGCGTCGCACGTCCTCAAGATCGACTCTGTTGGACACCACGAGCGACACCAGCGCAGAGAGACCCTCGATGAGTCGGATCCCCCACATGTCAGGAACAAAACCCTTGCATAGCTCATTTGGCCACATTCCGCTGAGCTGATGAATGCGCGACGCTGCGTGATAAGCCCGATGAGATGGATATTCTGTTGATGATTGAGCCTTAACGCCTGGCGGCGGCCTACCGCGATGACGCGCGGACGAGTACTTTGGCGTCATCGTAAATGATGGAAAAAATCAACAActgatgatggttgtgaGTCTGCTTGAAACTGAATGTGCCCAAAATGAGCTGATGTGATTGATTATTAAAGGGTGGTGATGTGTTTGCGACCCATGAGGTAAACGGTAAACACGGTCCAATTGCGTCACGTGTTTTGGCGTGGTACCCGAATGGCTGAGCCTAGGTGAGCAAAGGGGGCGGAAAAATAAGTTCCAGCTCCGGCGTCATACAACACGCATACTCGGCCAGACATGAACGCCATCTAGTTTCATCTCTCAACCAATGAATAAAGAATCGGAGGGAAATTCAACCTTGGCATAGTGTTTATTGAATGTTCCCGACCCAAAGAATATTAGACTTGAAGATGCTTCTCGGGCTGCAGTTGCTTGTGTGATGAATGGTAAAGAAAGCATTGATCCTCAGGTCGCCAAGCATTGGCGGGTAAGACAGGGGAAACCTCACCGGGAATGACTGGAAATCGTTGGCCATCTAGTAGCGGGAGTTCCGACTACGACTGGGCTCGTTTATCAGTCAAGAGGCACAACGTGCAAGATATTTTCATCCTGATTTTCAGGTCCCACATATCCCACCTAAACCACCGAACCTGTCTGGCCCTTGCTCAGAACACTACCTACGAAACGAATACGAAATGATTCAGTCAcattcaacttcttcaatcATAATACATTCTCTTACTTCTTTCATCGGATTTCAGGTCAGGACCGGCTCTATCGTGATGGAAACCGCACAGCGACTTTTACCATATGCAATCCCTCTTTAGCTGCAACATTGGAAAAGTATCATCATAGAATAGTTCAGGGCTTATCTTCCGGAGCTTGTTTAGCATAGTGTAGTTCATCTTTCTGGTGTCAATCAAGATGGCTCAACTTGAGAACTCTTCTTATTCCGCTTCCTAGGTGAAGTCTCTAATTTTCAATGTCATGCTATCGGACTTCGTTCAGTCGCTAAGACACCACTGAAATCTATCCTAGGCCCTTAGAGTACGAGAGAGACATGATGTCTGCCGTCCAGGATAATAAAGTGATATATACAGCATGTGCTCTGCCAAGACTTCTCTAAGGTGGTCTTTGATTCTAGATAGAATTTGACCTCGCAATGATAAAGCGGGTTGGGCATATAACAATGGGACAGATTTAGTATAAAACCAGATGGATGAAATTCATTATTGGCGGGAATTCAACTATTAAGTAAACTAAACGATTGCAGTCAGATCTTCCACGGCGAAAGGGTTTTAATTCACAAACCCTGCTTGGGCTACTGAGCATATACTTTTGTGGGAAGTCGTGCTCAAGGGGGATACTATGTATCTTTCTGCAGTATTTCTCATCTCAGTCTTGTCGGTCGAAAACTCAATAATGATATACATAGGAGATCTGAAGCTCTCCTCACTGTGCCTATCCTTCTGAGTTGGGTTACTTCAAGCATCGTTTGGTGCTCTGTCTATAGTACTAGGTTAGTGGGGAGCCGAGAGCTGACTCACTGTGACCGAAGCTGCGGTTGAGGTTTCGAGGTATTTGAAGTATAAACCGACGTCGAATAGCTACTCTTGCAATTAGGTCAGCGCATGAGAACCATTACCAGGCATGCAGGCTGGAACTTAGTCGTTCCatcagcaagcaagcaacccTTGCTGCTGAACAATGTTTCGGATCAGATCTAAAGAGGAGGTTCGCTCCCCTTTTCCTCCAATTTGACTTCTCCGCTGAAATTACATCACAAATCACATCGAAAGGTCGCATTATACCGCCACTTTGGAATGCGTCGAGGAACAAGCGAAGCCCTCCCACCACTAACGTGACACGTCTCACTAAAAAACAGGGCCACCACCCTGCACCACCGATTTCAGCGAGCATCAGCGATCAACCGAAGAGACCGCCGAATCAAATACTGCTCCTTTCCATATCATAATCTTCCGTCAGAAATACTTCGCACTCAATTTACTGCTGACTGAATCAGGACTCCCTATTCTTGGTCGCTTCGAGGGCCACGCCCAGCATCAATTAAGAGCCACGCCCGGTTAGCTCAATCGGTAGAGCGTGAGACTCTTACGAGTACGCGATCTCAAGGTTGCGGGTTCGACCCCCGCATCGGGCTGTTCCTATATTACGATTGCGAGCGTTTGCgaggctttcttttttgcaCTTCTTGACAAGTAGTTATGTGTTCTACTAAAGCTCTGTGAGCTATACGGCCATCATACTGAGAGCGGACCACGTATATCGTCGTTGTAACTTAGATACTTGTGTGGTGGGACTAAATGATATGTTAAGAATGGAAAGTCTAATTATTTTACAACCATAAAAGGATGCGAGATAAGCAGTTATGTGTAGCGAAGCCTGGTTGTGAATCAGGTTGCTTGCTATAATGAAAATATATCTAAAAATGGTCCTTGAGTCTTGGCTACTGCCATTACCTTCACTGTTTCCCGGAGATGAGTAAAATTAGTCTGAGATACCCAAATGAACGTCATCCACCCAGGCCACGAAGCCATTGCTGCACTTCGCCCTGATGATGACCCGAATAGGATTGTTACTGTCCAAAGCAGTCTGTGTCAGAGAAAACTCGCCCGAAAGACCAGTAAAGTCACTGGCTATCTGGGCACCAGTAACACTAATCCTCGATCCAAAGGCATCGTTGAGGTCGTTGTTGTCGATGAACGCCTCGAAAGCACTGCAAGAAGTGCCAGAGCTGACCTTGGCGTATAGAGTAAGACTGTAAGGCTGGTTTGCGACGAGGGTTGATTTGCGGAGAACTTGGAAGACATTTGACCATTCGCTAGCCTGGGAGCCCATCTTGAGAGAATAAGAGCCTGAATGGACTGATGAAAGGTCGATGTCGGCAAAGGCGCCGATGCCGAAGTTGACCCATGGAGCAATGCTACCGGTTTCAAAGTCaccgttgatgatgatagtaGGTGTCTCAACAGGTGCAGCCGAGGTAGTAGAGGCAGCTTCCGTAGTAGAAGTGAAAGCAGAAGTCTCGGTAGTGGAAACAACCACGGTTGAGGTCGACTCAGCTTCACTGGATGTCGCTGTCTCACTCTCAGTGATGGTGATGTCCGTGGCGTAGCTCGACTCAGTTGAGGTCAGCTCAGAGGTGAAAGTGGCGTCGCTAGCAGTggcagtctcagtctcagagGAGAAGGTTGATGTAGCCTGGATCTCAGTGGTGGAAGAAATCGGCTTGCAGGGGCTAGCCTCAGATCCAATGAGGATGGAGAGGGCCGCGAATGCAGCGAGAAGTCTCTGCGATGCCATCTTAGAATGAGTGAATAAGATGGTCGCTGTAACGAACGCGATGATCCAAAAGGAAAGGAATGAGAAAATACAGCTAAAGGTCCAGGACCGACGGAAAACGGTTTCGCAGTGCTGAAGTACTTGGTGCTTGCGCTATCATGATGGGGCATCTTAAATTACACGAGCGCTAACGTCTGATGAAAATCGATAGCTCGCTGATAAATTTTGACAATTGGTTTCGCCAAGCCAATAGCCCACTCTCGATTCGGTATAGTGATTACATTATGCCAGCTGACGTGGTTTGTGATCTTATccgaagaaaaaggaagGGATAGAATTATTACCATGACAAATCCTATCCGAGTTCAAGACCCTTCCGCGACGGCTGACATCTCAGATCATGCCATCAAATGCTCTCATGACTCCTATCATAGTCTTGATGGAGTCATCGAATCAAGCACGG
This genomic window contains:
- a CDS encoding hypothetical protein (EggNog:ENOG41), giving the protein MASQRLLAAFAALSILIGSEASPCKPISSTTEIQATSTFSSETETATASDATFTSELTSTESSYATDITITESETATSSEAESTSTVVVSTTETSAFTSTTEAASTTSAAPVETPTIIINGDFETGSIAPWVNFGIGAFADIDLSSVHSGSYSLKMGSQASEWSNVFQVLRKSTLVANQPYSLTLYAKVSSGTSCSAFEAFIDNNDLNDAFGSRISVTGAQIASDFTGLSGEFSLTQTALDSNNPIRVIIRAKCSNGFVAWVDDVHLGISD